In one window of Ruminococcus albus AD2013 DNA:
- a CDS encoding DUF4132 domain-containing protein, whose translation MIYGDVSESMAKLGKLLTGIGMIYTNEDIFVKYMDMDSPRDDSLLKEVKTTSAYGKSKSNFAGFEKALNTTILRPRDPELTSRFICFLWAAFGASCTADMMVIVNSYECEKFYDVLYENLTPWLGEKTAKLYAEAGSAMIGVVTTSDQELIYDKYSTGELAALADIILETNSWAASILYSMALDKADEKKDAVIINKIVDHAVSLNIPKPSRYYDNWDYTLLLAECLRYTDKVKDKFAERCKTDMSKVPDIVLRNKCYKALDSFDKESTARKNGYVKFLVDQYCEDEEILPHLEYMAKEHTEVYTYYMTKETDVSAIRYMGDILKKLGLPCPDIDAAILEKALTIVSNTHRDDATDIIEYVKGSKPIEEVLDKMVDAPMNRGMNEYFDYYHDIGADKFFCRFFAAEMTINGGYSKTWMVKNATGLDFGKYPKEGVECLVTAGLPMNVILSCTADYIDNLYDSKNDTILKTADAAGKYRDLLLKTELSKLSATARQIGVMAYGTDPDTFKDKIFASADDSSKAVKTALAKILGSKPEWKDDIIALLSKKKASSREIALAAIERQGSAEYKEALEAAFESEKSAKIKDKIAVLIGAAVSSDGASAAAPLSAVDMLEELTKGGKAKKVAWAFEGSNYTVHNTEGGEVEQKYLEALILCYANMSELGVSTAANNLAENLNTRELNTFVQNVFGKWVDLGAQAKTKYVLYFAAIHGGEAMVDILMQYIKQWGENSRGAIASEAVRAMALSGSTTALMNVDGMSRKFKNKMVRSAAADALSNAAKELGLTTEELADKIVPDLGFDENMCREFDFGPRQFKVYLGTGNTLEIFCGEKQVKNLPKPGANDDAEKAAAASADFKEMKKQLKTVATNQKSRLESVLMNDRKWTVDGWKALFVKNAVMHGFATGLIWGLYDADGKLTQSFRYTEEGSFNTVDDDETELPAEGSIGLVHPLELTREDIDAWKEQLSDYEIEQPFPQLDRKVYTMTDEERESTEILRFENIELNSLSLIGKLTKTGWYKGYAEDAGFFNYFWREDISSRENLPDGTTVSKGVHAELEFSGASIVNYDFEGEDVTVGKLELHRPGADHYRSKPIKVGEVGDRYFSEIIMQLTAVLGTNEKE comes from the coding sequence ATGATATACGGTGATGTTTCTGAAAGCATGGCAAAGCTCGGCAAACTGCTGACGGGCATAGGAATGATATACACCAACGAGGATATATTTGTAAAATATATGGATATGGACTCGCCCCGTGATGACAGCCTGCTGAAAGAAGTAAAGACGACTTCCGCCTACGGCAAGTCGAAAAGCAATTTCGCTGGTTTTGAAAAGGCATTAAATACCACAATTTTACGCCCACGTGACCCCGAGCTGACAAGCAGGTTCATATGCTTTCTGTGGGCAGCCTTCGGTGCAAGCTGCACTGCGGACATGATGGTGATAGTCAACAGCTACGAATGTGAAAAATTCTACGATGTCCTTTATGAAAATCTTACTCCTTGGCTGGGCGAAAAAACGGCAAAGCTGTATGCCGAGGCAGGTTCAGCTATGATCGGTGTCGTTACAACGAGCGATCAGGAACTGATATATGACAAATACTCCACAGGCGAACTGGCAGCTTTGGCAGATATTATCCTTGAAACCAATAGCTGGGCTGCAAGTATACTGTACTCAATGGCACTTGATAAAGCAGATGAGAAAAAGGATGCTGTCATCATAAATAAGATAGTCGATCACGCGGTATCACTTAATATACCAAAGCCAAGCCGCTATTACGATAACTGGGACTACACTTTGCTGCTGGCTGAGTGTTTAAGATACACAGACAAAGTCAAGGATAAATTCGCGGAAAGATGCAAGACCGATATGTCAAAGGTACCTGATATTGTCCTGCGAAATAAGTGTTATAAAGCTCTTGATTCCTTCGATAAAGAAAGTACAGCCCGCAAGAACGGCTATGTAAAATTTCTGGTAGATCAATACTGTGAAGATGAAGAGATCCTGCCGCACCTTGAGTATATGGCAAAGGAACACACCGAAGTGTACACCTATTATATGACAAAAGAGACCGATGTAAGCGCAATAAGGTATATGGGTGATATACTCAAAAAGCTGGGTCTGCCCTGTCCCGATATTGACGCCGCTATCCTTGAAAAGGCGCTGACCATCGTAAGCAATACCCACCGCGACGATGCCACCGATATCATCGAATATGTCAAGGGCAGCAAGCCCATAGAGGAAGTTCTTGATAAAATGGTGGATGCACCCATGAACAGAGGGATGAATGAATACTTTGACTATTACCACGATATAGGTGCGGATAAATTCTTCTGCCGTTTCTTTGCGGCAGAGATGACAATAAACGGAGGATACAGCAAGACATGGATGGTGAAAAATGCAACAGGTCTTGATTTCGGCAAATACCCGAAAGAGGGCGTTGAGTGCCTTGTTACAGCAGGTCTGCCAATGAATGTTATACTCAGCTGTACCGCCGATTACATCGATAATCTCTACGACAGCAAAAATGATACCATCCTAAAAACAGCCGATGCAGCTGGAAAGTACAGAGACCTTCTGTTGAAAACCGAGCTTTCAAAGCTTTCCGCTACTGCAAGACAGATAGGCGTTATGGCATACGGTACAGACCCCGATACATTCAAGGATAAGATATTTGCTTCTGCCGATGACAGCAGTAAGGCAGTAAAAACAGCCCTCGCCAAGATACTCGGCAGCAAGCCCGAATGGAAAGATGATATCATCGCTCTGCTTTCAAAGAAAAAAGCTTCTTCCCGCGAGATAGCACTTGCAGCTATCGAAAGACAGGGAAGTGCCGAGTATAAGGAAGCCCTTGAAGCTGCTTTTGAAAGCGAAAAATCCGCTAAAATAAAGGATAAGATAGCTGTACTGATAGGTGCGGCAGTATCTTCCGACGGTGCATCAGCGGCAGCACCCCTTTCAGCTGTCGATATGTTGGAAGAACTTACCAAGGGCGGAAAGGCCAAGAAAGTCGCATGGGCATTTGAGGGCAGTAACTACACCGTCCACAATACAGAGGGCGGTGAAGTTGAACAGAAGTACCTTGAAGCATTGATACTGTGCTATGCGAATATGAGCGAACTGGGAGTAAGCACAGCCGCCAATAACCTTGCAGAGAACCTGAACACCCGTGAACTCAACACCTTTGTACAGAATGTTTTCGGCAAATGGGTTGACCTGGGCGCACAGGCAAAGACCAAGTATGTGCTGTATTTTGCGGCTATCCATGGCGGTGAGGCTATGGTGGATATCCTTATGCAGTACATCAAGCAGTGGGGCGAAAATTCAAGAGGTGCGATAGCCTCGGAAGCTGTACGCGCAATGGCACTCAGCGGAAGCACCACCGCCCTTATGAACGTTGACGGTATGTCCCGCAAGTTCAAAAACAAGATGGTTCGTTCTGCCGCCGCTGATGCTCTCAGCAACGCCGCAAAGGAACTGGGTCTTACCACCGAGGAACTTGCGGACAAGATAGTACCCGACCTCGGCTTTGATGAGAATATGTGCCGTGAGTTCGATTTCGGCCCCCGTCAGTTCAAGGTGTATCTCGGAACAGGTAATACCCTTGAGATATTCTGCGGAGAAAAGCAGGTGAAGAATTTGCCCAAGCCCGGTGCAAATGACGATGCCGAAAAAGCCGCCGCCGCATCAGCAGACTTCAAGGAGATGAAGAAGCAGCTGAAAACAGTTGCAACCAACCAGAAATCCCGCCTTGAAAGCGTACTTATGAACGACAGAAAGTGGACGGTCGATGGCTGGAAGGCTCTGTTTGTGAAGAACGCGGTTATGCACGGATTTGCAACAGGTCTTATCTGGGGACTTTACGATGCCGATGGCAAGCTGACGCAGTCTTTCCGTTACACCGAGGAGGGAAGCTTCAACACCGTTGATGACGATGAAACAGAACTTCCCGCAGAGGGTTCCATAGGTCTTGTACACCCGCTGGAACTTACCAGGGAGGACATAGACGCCTGGAAAGAACAGCTCTCCGATTACGAGATCGAACAGCCTTTCCCTCAGCTGGACAGAAAGGTATATACCATGACCGACGAGGAAAGAGAGTCCACTGAAATACTCCGCTTTGAGAATATCGAACTCAACAGTCTGTCACTCATAGGCAAGCTGACAAAGACAGGCTGGTATAAGGGCTACGCTGAAGATGCTGGGTTCTTCAACTATTTCTGGCGTGAGGATATCAGCAGCCGCGAGAACCTCCCAGACGGCACGACAGTAAGCAAGGGCGTTCATGCCGAACTGGAATTCTCTGGAGCAAGTATCGTAAACTACGATTTCGAGGGTGAAGATGTCACCGTCGGAAAGCTTGAACTCCACCGTCCCGGTGCCGACCACTACCGTTCAAAGCCGATAAAAGTCGGCGAGGTAGGTGACAGGTATTTCAGCGAAATTATCATGCAGCTGACAGCCGTTTTAGGCACTAACGAAAAAGAATAA
- a CDS encoding ABC transporter ATP-binding protein/permease — MLSLNNITKDYVVGDSTVQALRGVSIDFRENEFVSILGQSGCGKTTLLNIIGGLDRYTSGDLNINGKSTKDFKDADWDSYRNHSIGFVFQSYNLIPHQTVLANVELALTLSGVSKGDRRKRAVEALQQVGLGDQLNKKPNQMSGGQMQRVAIARALVNDPDILLADEPTGALDTETSVQIMEILKKISKNKLIIMVTHNPELAEQYSSRIIRLLDGKVTDDTDPFKAEIKKDKKTAQEKKAERKKLKTSMNFLTALSLSRNNLMTKKARTLLTSFAGSIGIIGIALILSISNGVQIYIDQVQSDTLSTFPLTIEKTTTSLSEIMDSMAEARDAEPEHGMDKVYSQNRMAQMINTLMQETKVNDLEKFKTFLDNNDEIKKLTTDIKYSYATKLNVFKADTSDGVYQVNPSQVLLDMGYLSDTQMMGMSMGGSMGMGSMDVWSEMLDNDDLIKAQYDVVAGHMPENYNEVVLIVDKHNEINDYILYSLGLLDSTEINGIVRRAVMGEDVQLKNEQHSYTYDELLDLDFMVVPTTDFYRKNGGIWEDMQEDEAYMTDVVNNGLKVSVVGIIRPNEDATATSLNGGIAYKHELMEYLVNKVKDSEIIKDQQASPDIDVFSGLKFKPENADAEEEEKTSDENPTSAETADSTQADKTDILAGLTDEQKAALMQGQKPEGMSDDDFAAIMSHMPTEVPAAAEQPQLTDEQLAALMAGQLPEGMTEEEAAALMAQGGTQQQMSELTDMGMDAMSGLDMDAMKNGGNGGFMGGMTDQQKEFLASLTDEQLAMMQNMITESAKTNADALANSGKYSTSTYDANMMTLGYATLESPSGINIYPKDFAAKERIVDIIDEYNKEADESSKIEYTDIVGKMMSSVTSIINAISYVLIAFVAISLIVSSIMIGIITYISVLERTKEIGILRSIGASKRDISRVFNAETAIVGFVAGILGVGISYLLTIPINMIIAHLTTVPMRASIPVAAAILLVAISILLTLVAGLFPSRIAAKKDPVIALRTE; from the coding sequence ATGTTAAGTTTGAATAACATAACCAAGGACTATGTAGTCGGCGACAGTACCGTACAGGCGCTCCGCGGTGTCAGCATTGATTTCCGTGAGAACGAGTTCGTATCCATACTCGGACAGTCGGGCTGCGGCAAGACAACTTTGCTGAACATCATCGGCGGCCTTGACAGGTACACCTCGGGCGACCTGAACATCAACGGAAAGTCCACCAAGGATTTCAAGGATGCTGACTGGGACAGCTACAGAAATCATTCCATAGGCTTCGTATTCCAGAGCTATAACCTTATACCCCACCAGACGGTGCTTGCAAACGTTGAGCTTGCGCTGACACTTTCGGGCGTATCAAAGGGCGACAGAAGAAAAAGAGCTGTGGAAGCACTCCAGCAGGTAGGTCTCGGCGACCAGCTGAACAAAAAGCCGAATCAGATGTCGGGCGGTCAGATGCAGCGTGTTGCGATTGCACGTGCTCTCGTAAACGACCCCGATATACTTCTGGCGGACGAACCTACCGGCGCACTGGATACGGAGACCAGCGTGCAGATAATGGAGATACTCAAAAAGATCTCCAAAAACAAGCTGATAATAATGGTAACCCATAACCCCGAGCTTGCCGAGCAGTATTCATCACGTATAATCAGGCTTCTCGACGGTAAGGTGACCGATGATACCGACCCGTTCAAGGCGGAGATCAAAAAGGATAAAAAGACGGCACAGGAGAAAAAGGCAGAGCGCAAGAAGCTGAAAACTTCCATGAATTTCCTGACAGCGCTGTCACTCAGCCGAAACAACCTGATGACCAAAAAGGCAAGAACTCTGCTGACTTCATTTGCGGGTTCCATAGGTATTATCGGTATCGCGCTGATACTTTCAATATCAAACGGCGTGCAGATATATATAGATCAGGTGCAGTCGGATACGCTATCGACTTTCCCTCTGACTATCGAAAAGACCACCACCAGCCTCAGTGAGATAATGGACTCAATGGCTGAAGCCCGTGATGCTGAACCCGAACACGGCATGGATAAGGTTTATTCACAGAACCGCATGGCTCAGATGATAAATACTCTCATGCAGGAGACCAAGGTGAACGACCTTGAAAAGTTCAAGACTTTCCTTGATAACAACGATGAGATAAAGAAACTGACCACCGATATAAAGTACAGCTACGCTACCAAGCTGAATGTATTCAAGGCTGATACCTCCGATGGTGTATATCAGGTAAACCCCTCGCAGGTACTGCTGGATATGGGTTATCTCAGCGATACACAGATGATGGGTATGTCCATGGGCGGTTCAATGGGCATGGGCAGTATGGATGTATGGTCCGAGATGCTTGATAACGATGACCTCATCAAAGCGCAGTACGATGTAGTAGCAGGACATATGCCTGAAAACTATAACGAGGTAGTGCTGATAGTTGACAAGCATAACGAGATAAACGACTACATACTCTACTCACTGGGTCTTCTCGATTCTACCGAGATAAACGGCATAGTACGCCGTGCAGTTATGGGTGAAGATGTACAGTTGAAAAACGAACAGCACAGCTACACCTACGATGAACTTCTCGATCTGGATTTCATGGTCGTTCCCACCACTGATTTCTACCGTAAAAATGGCGGTATCTGGGAGGATATGCAGGAGGACGAAGCTTATATGACCGATGTTGTCAATAACGGTCTGAAAGTAAGCGTTGTAGGTATCATACGCCCCAATGAGGACGCAACTGCTACTTCACTCAACGGCGGTATCGCTTATAAGCACGAGCTGATGGAGTATCTCGTGAACAAAGTTAAGGACAGCGAGATAATAAAAGACCAGCAGGCTTCACCTGATATCGACGTATTCTCAGGTCTGAAATTCAAGCCCGAAAATGCAGATGCAGAAGAGGAAGAAAAGACTTCCGATGAAAACCCCACATCTGCTGAAACTGCTGACAGCACACAGGCAGACAAGACCGATATATTAGCAGGTCTTACCGATGAACAGAAGGCGGCACTCATGCAGGGTCAGAAGCCCGAGGGCATGAGCGATGATGACTTCGCGGCTATAATGTCACATATGCCGACCGAGGTACCTGCTGCCGCTGAACAGCCTCAGCTTACCGATGAACAGCTTGCCGCACTGATGGCAGGTCAGCTCCCCGAGGGTATGACCGAGGAAGAAGCTGCTGCACTGATGGCACAGGGCGGTACACAGCAGCAGATGTCCGAACTTACAGATATGGGCATGGACGCTATGTCCGGACTGGATATGGATGCTATGAAGAACGGCGGAAACGGCGGCTTTATGGGTGGCATGACCGACCAGCAGAAGGAATTCCTTGCAAGCCTTACCGATGAACAGCTGGCTATGATGCAGAACATGATAACCGAGTCGGCTAAGACTAATGCAGATGCCCTTGCTAACAGCGGAAAGTACTCCACATCAACATACGATGCAAATATGATGACCCTCGGTTATGCAACACTTGAAAGCCCCAGCGGTATAAACATCTACCCCAAGGATTTCGCCGCTAAGGAGCGCATAGTTGATATAATAGATGAATACAACAAAGAAGCTGATGAATCTTCCAAGATAGAGTACACCGATATCGTCGGCAAGATGATGTCCTCGGTCACTTCCATCATCAATGCGATAAGCTATGTGCTGATAGCATTTGTGGCTATCTCTCTGATAGTATCATCTATCATGATAGGCATAATCACCTACATCTCCGTTCTCGAAAGAACCAAGGAGATAGGCATACTGCGAAGCATAGGTGCTTCAAAGCGCGATATCTCCCGTGTGTTCAATGCTGAGACTGCTATTGTAGGATTTGTAGCGGGTATACTCGGCGTAGGTATTTCCTACCTGCTGACAATACCCATCAATATGATAATCGCCCACCTTACCACAGTACCCATGAGGGCATCGATACCTGTTGCGGCAGCTATCCTGCTTGTGGCGATAAGCATTCTTCTCACTCTGGTGGCAGGTCTGTTCCCATCCCGCATTGCTGCAAAGAAAGACCCTGTTATCGCACTCAGAACAGAATAA
- a CDS encoding MarR family winged helix-turn-helix transcriptional regulator → MDRSLLEHLAALMIQKTHSFARIYACIPASKELNISSAVCLGIINGIEGGCSATELKEMSCYDKALISRMLTDMQNDGYIIRNPEDKDKQRGMRYIPSEKGKILGDMLQAEFLKISSEVSKDIPKEDLVKFYEVSCKLINNLGDYSRELETMKTEKGK, encoded by the coding sequence TTGGACAGATCACTGCTGGAACATCTGGCGGCACTGATGATACAGAAGACCCATTCTTTTGCAAGGATATATGCCTGTATCCCGGCATCAAAGGAACTCAATATCTCATCGGCGGTATGTCTGGGAATCATCAATGGTATCGAGGGCGGATGTTCGGCGACAGAACTGAAAGAGATGTCCTGCTACGATAAGGCACTGATATCCAGGATGCTGACGGATATGCAGAATGACGGATATATAATCCGAAATCCCGAGGATAAAGATAAGCAGAGGGGTATGCGCTATATCCCAAGTGAAAAAGGAAAAATACTCGGGGATATGCTTCAAGCTGAATTCCTGAAGATATCTTCGGAGGTATCAAAGGATATCCCAAAGGAAGATCTTGTAAAGTTTTATGAGGTCAGCTGTAAACTGATAAACAATCTGGGAGACTATTCCAGAGAACTTGAAACTATGAAAACTGAGAAGGGAAAGTAA